In Vespula pensylvanica isolate Volc-1 chromosome 7, ASM1446617v1, whole genome shotgun sequence, the genomic window GCTGCTCGTGGTTTACGCACGTTTAACGTTAATTATTGTAGCTGCACGGCTGTACATTTAACGAATCAAGCACgcgaaataatatcgtaaaacgTCATCTCTTGAAACGTTCTTATCTTCAAAGTGTTTCTAACTGCGCGAGGAATTCTCGATCGCCTCGAGATCTCCACTTGCTTATGATTCTTATCACAAAATGTTCAGGCTTGGCTCGTGATAACGAGTGTCAGTGTAAGAAAGCGAAAGAGGAATGAAGCTCGGTGCTTCTCTAAAATCTTTGCTACGTCTCAACGATACGGTACGTGAAATGTTATAtatcgtgtgtgtatatttatatataatataatataatataatataatttaatataatataatataatataatataatatactatatatatatacatatacatatatatatatatatatatatatacatgcgtatGATGAGCAAAATTGGAGGGAGCCAAAGGCATTTGTTAGAAAATGTCAGTGTTTCGTAGCGCTTGTCGTTCTTAGCTCCTTCTTTTGAAAAACTTTCGCAAGTGGTAGAGGTCGAAACGAATCCGTTAATAAAACAACGGGCTAAAGTCGTAACGCGAATGATAGTAACTTGGAATTACAGGTACAAGATCAAATGTCGACTGCTCGTTATCGTACCACTTACGGAAAGCTAATCCGAGCGTCTACTTTCAAGTGGCTCTTTGACCACGTTTTATTATCccaataattcaatttattcgaACCATGGAGCGAGAGAAACTTGGCGCAGAGCAAGTCGCTGTTTCTTCGCGCAACTTAACAATTAACGCTATTCGATATTTCAATCTTACGATTATATCATCAGGCATCGGAAAAACGAGGAATAGGACAGCTTTAGGCGCGTCTGTCGATTTAAAAGGAAAGTTATGCGAGTTTATGCGTCGAAGAGGTGTATAAAACATGGCGTTTGGACATCAACGATACAAGATCGTTCCGTGTTTTCTTAACCGCATGTAGGCTTTCTCGTCGTAACAGGGCCTTCGTGGGTcatcgaaggaaaaataaaatatattatatatatatatatatatatatatatatatatattaatatgtatatatatataaaatatattatatataaaatatatatatatatatatatgcacgtacataTCTTCTCGAAGAACGTACAAGGCAATGCCATCGACTACGATCTTCTCAAGGGTCCGCTCGGTGAATTTTTTGGCGAGTAGAGGCCTAACTTAAGAGCCAAGTCTTTCGGCTTCTTCGACGTATTCTTCACCGGAAACGGACTGAATTGACCCTTCGGACTTGGGGTGACGTTCAGGCTATCCTCCCCGTTTTTGCTCGATCGTCCTATGTTGGCCAAACTCAAAGAGGATTTTTTGTAACAACTGGAGCCTCTGGCAGGCGGTTCGGTGTACTCGCTGGTGATCGTTATTTTCTCTGGAAAGTCAGGATGAGAGACAGGTCGTTTGGTTTCGTCGACGATGCCCGGAGAAAGTTTCGAGGGAAGATAGTTAACGACCGGAGGGAAGGGTTGATCGAATCGTCGATTTGGAGAAAGAGCAGGATGATAATCTCGCAAATAGGTTCCAACGTTCGATTCGTTTCCTACCATGCCGGATAAAGCTCTGTCGTATTCGGTATTCTTGTcgcgaatataatttatcataggCGAGGATGGCGGATCGTAGCTACGACGTAAGACGTTGGAACTTTCGGCGGAATAATCGATAAAGGAACTGGCAATCGCATCGAGGGTTCTCGATTCGTTGCCGGCGGTGGACTCGTTGGTACCGACGATCTCGTTACTTCGATCGCCGAAATACAAAACGCTCTTCCGCATGGCCCTCTGTTTGGCCTCGCTCGGTAGAACGAAGGACTCGTCGGTGAGATTTCGCGTCGGTGACTCGTTGTCGTATCTCACTCGAAATTCCAAAGATTCCTTCGTTAAAATAGGACTCTTCGGACGTACGTCGTAGAGGGAGTTCGCGCAGACGGTAGATTCGCGATCGAAGTACTCGAAATTCGAATCAAGCGCATCGTCGTAGGGACGCGGCGTGTACGGATCGTTGGGCACCCTCCTCGGCGACAGATCGCTTTTAAAATCGAAGCTCTTGTATGGATCGTAAGAGGCCTTTAACGGGGAAGCGTCGAACGTCGGCATCGTTTTCGGTGAATATCGAATCGGGGTCGATACGTCGGAGGTGTAAGGAGAAACGTTGGTAACGTAGGCAACCGCGACCGGCGACAAGATTTTCGGTGAAACGTCCAACGGCGTGTCGGGTATCACCTGAGCCGAGGATATCTTGTCCAGCTTTTCGAGCTCCCTGTAAATGTCTATGTCGCTTTTAGGCGACAAATCTCGCACGTAGCTCGACGACGAGTAAGGCAAAGCCGATTGACCGTACTGAGGATATCTTTCCGGCTGAATCGACGTTTCCTGGAGGGAGCCTTGCTCGCTCCTCGTCTCGATGGAGTCGTTCGAGGATTTGTACGAAAAGACGTTCGTCGAGATGCTGGTCAAGTCGAGCCCCTCGGTATCGCTGACGTTCTGACTGGAGGAACCCTTCTCCAACGTCGCCACGCTCAAACGCGGTTCCTCCTCGTAATTCGCCAAGAGCTTCGACAGTTCCTCGTTAATCTTCCGATCTATCAGAGCCTCCCGCGTGTCGAAATATTCCTGAGATACGATCTCGTCCACGTCGAGATCGTTCGCGCGTTCGGTCTCGTCTATCAAGGACAGCTTCGACAATTCGTCGTGGATCTTCGCATCGAACTCGGAGACGCTCGTTCCCGTCATATCGTCGAAATCCTTGAAATTGATCCGTGCCAACTCCTCGTTTATCTCGTGCTCGTTCAATCCCATCTTCTCCAATATCGGACTGAATATCTTGGAAATTTCCTCGTTTATAGGGCTAATCGTTATCTCCTTCGATATTTCCTCGAGATCGGGTAGACGTTTCTTCGCTTGACACGCCAGGATCTTCTGTAGGATCGCCGAGTTCTCTTGGATTATCTTCAAGGCTCTGTCGCTACTCCTCCGACCGTCGTTACCCCTCTTCCTCGGCTTGACCTTCGTCCAAACGCCCAATTTCGATTCTCTGCCGTCGttctcctcgtcctcgtcgcgCCTTTCCCCGCGGCCGTCGTCGTTGGCGTTGCACTTGTTACGCGAGACCGTCTTTAAAATACTATCGATACTCTCGTCTATGCTCATCTTTGGGCGCACGACGTAGGACTTTCTAGCGTCCGGCGGCAGGCTGTACGCTTCGGTAACGTCGGCGACGTCGAGGCGATGCCTCGAGAAGCTGCTTGCCGAATTGCTGAAATTGTCCTGGCGTCTGGCCTCGAGGTTCTTGAAATCCTCCCATATGTAACTGTTCTTCTTGCCGAGTATACCGCTTTCCGAGGGTCCGTCGCTGAAAGCCTTAGCCTCGAGATGCTTCATATCTTCCAATATGTCactcgatcttttctttacgatcgaGGCTGAGAGCTCGTCCGTAGATGCCGAAGATTTCAAATCGGCGAACCTTCGATCCAGACTGCTGGAACTTCTTTCCAAGAATTTCGAACGGTCCTTGTGCCTGAAATTAAGATTCATGAAATGCTTGTTCAATTGTTCTCGAGGCAACTGAGATACCGTGTCTTTCTCGGACGAGCGAtcgtcgccgccgccgccgtcgccgtcgccacCGCaaccgccgccgccaccgccaccgccgccgccccCGCCGTTATCCTTCGCGGACCGTTCCTCGTTTTCGTTGCTATAGAAAATCGAGTTAGATCCGAATTCGTAAACTCGACGATCGTTTCTCTCCCGATCTCTTTCCGATACGTTCAAGCACGAGTTCTTCGTCGATATTCCATTTTCCTCTCTGCTCTCGAAGATCCTTGAAGATCCGGAGTCCGAGTTCGTACGAGCGCTACTCGAGCACTTGCCCGAATCCTTGGAAACGGATAATCTTTGTTCCGGCGAGGTGTCAGGCGCGCTATCTTGGCTGCATCTACGCCTGGAAACGTTGTACGGCGACGGGGTCTTTCGATTGGGATGGGCGATCGGATAAAACGGCGAGACGGCCGTGCTCGGATCGATGGACGAGTCCGAAATATTATCTTGACCTCGTTTCCCGTAGTTCGAGGTGTATTTTATAGAATTGGCACTTATAGGCGATCGAAGGTCCGAACTGAAGGACCTCTCGGAAGACTTCATTTTGCTCGGACTGCAGGAGTCGCTGGAGCTGCTTACGATTAGTTTAGGACTCGAGTCCGATTTGTACTTGAGCGAGTCGGTGCTGAACGGCGTCGAGGGGCTCGACCTTTCGTAGGACGACTTTTTCCCTTCCAATCTCGGACTCTCCCTCGCTACGTCGGACTCGGTCGTTGACAGAAGCACGAGGGTTTTCGAGTCCGAGCTTATCGAGGAACACGCGGACTTGTCCGCGGAGAACTCTCGAGAGACCGACTTAACCGGGGTCCTCGGACTGACGGTCAAACTCGAGGCTTTCGAATCCGGACCCATCGTCTCGCCCGAGCTAAACGACTTCGAACTGTCCGGCGTTCTAGgactcctcttcctcgtcgtcgtatcCGTCGCGTGATACTTGGCGCCTTCCACGTTGGACGACTTTCCTCTTTCCACCGACCGATCCGAATTTCTAACCGTGATGTCCGTCGCGGCGACGGGGTCGCCGGCGATGTCGTACGCGGCGCGGCTCGGATTATTCACTTTCTGATCTACGATTATCGGCGAGATCGGAAGGTGGCCAACGACGTACGTTTTCGACGTGTAGAAGCTTTGTCCGGACAGAAGCGAACCCGCCGACGACGTAACGTCCAACGAGATGTCCTTTCTGGGACTCTGGCCGAAAACGTTCGCGTAAGCCTTCGTGGAGCGTTCGACGATACCATCGTCCTTCGGCTCCGGCGATTTCGCTCCGGGTTTGTAGGTACTCGACGATGTCTGAAACGGTTTGTCGTTCGTCTCCGGGGTCTGCACGGATTTTTTAAAGGAATCCAAAGACGATTCGAGGCGTTTCTCGTTCGCGTCCGACGATTTGAAAGATCTGTAAGAGTCCAAAGACAACGTCCCGAAACGCTTTTCGTTCGTCGCGTCCGGCGACCTCGGAGATTTATAAGAATCCAAAGATATTCCGAATCGTTTGTTGCTCGTCTCTGCCGAATTTATTAAGGATTCGTAAGAACGAAGAGACGCCTCGACGCGTTGGTCCCTTCTGTTCGGCGATTTTAACGACTCGTACGTGTCCAAAGACGTCTCGAAAGCTTTGTCGCTCGTATCGGACGACTTCAACGATTTGTAAGAAGCCAAGGAAACTTGAAAATCCGTCTCTTCGGCGTCTACCGACGGACTACGCGCGGATCCGTAAGAAACGTTCGTAAATTCGAGTTTCTCCCTCGTGTCCGACGATTTAAAATCTATGGGTTTATAACTATTCAACGATCCTTCGATCTTGTAAGAATCCAAAGTCAACTCGAAACGTTTGTCCCTATCGTCCGAACGTTCCTCCTTCTCGTCGTAAGATGTAAGGAGCGAGGGGCTTTCGTACTTGGAAGTAACGTTCGTATCGATAACGATCGGTTCCTTGGAAAGGAAAGCGCGAATATCGTTTCGCTCGGACGGACCAGCAGCGATTCCTACGTCGTAAGCGCCAAGGGCGATCGCCTTCGTCACCGATCCGAGATCGGTCGTCGTCCCTCCaatttcgtcgtcgttcctCTCGACGGATTCCTCCTTCTTGTCTCTCATCGGCGCGTAACCGGTCATTGATTCGccgtaattaaatttaaagtaATCCCGATCGTCGAACGAGCCTAAACATTCCTTCCTCTCGTCGACTCCGTCTTGACACTTTGAAGATTTCGCTTGGCCAACCTCGAGCAAAGCTCTCTTATCGACGCAATCGTCTTTCTTGATTTCGCCCTTTAAGGACGCTTGAGGAACCATCGTATTATTGTCGTCTTCGGCCGATAATCTTCTTATTTGATCGGTGATCTTTGCTATCGACGAGGTCTCCGCCAAGTCGAGACTCTCTTCCCCGATGACGTCGCGGGGACTAACAACCGTCGCGTCACGCGGCGAACGAACGGGCGAATTGCCCGAGGTCGAAGAACCCTCGACCCTCCCgcttttctcctcttcgctAGCCATGACGTAATAATTGTCAGACGCTGACGTTAGCTCTTCGCTGTCGACGTCACTGCATCGATCGGGCTCGTCGCAGAGCTCCGTCGAGGTGCTGTCGCTGTCGCTGTCGACGACTCCGCTTTTCGGTGACGCTAGCTCGTGCGTCGTCTCCTCCGGCGATTCTATCGACTTCTCCTTGCACTTCGTAGCCTCTacgatgaatgaaaaagaccGTCGATAAGGCAGCTATCCAACGACAAGAGTTTATGATCATTCGATGATAAAGCATGGTCCAAGAAGTGTTATCGAAACGGTATCGACGTAATACTCGCCGCGATGTATTCAGATTCAACGAGGTCGTTGAAGAAACGGAGCTTgggagtcgagtcgagtcgagtcgagtcgagtcgagtcgagtcgaggtCGAGGTCGAGTCGGTGGGCGAGAAAGCTTCGcagaagaaaatcttttacCGTAGGAGAACTTCTAAGACGACGATCGGTAAGATAGGACTCTACCGTCGCGCGCACCcgaaaaaatcaatgaagAATGTGAAAAATCGCGGATcgacgagatagagagaattgATTCAGTCATACCGGCAGCTGTCTCCCCGAATTTGTGCTTCTGCCTCTTCGTGTCCTTCCAATGCAAAGTGACGACCTGCTGTCTGTCCTTCTTACTAGGCACCCGTGGACCGTGAAGAACGACGGGTCTCGTCTTGGAAGGGGTCGTAGCGGTGGACAAACCGAGGGATCGATTCTTTCCACTGACCAGCGCATTCTTACCGACTAACAGGTGATTCATGGCCTGAGAAGTGGCTGGAGGAACCATCGATTGTCTCGCACACGCGGCTATAATATCAAAGGAGAACGCTTTCAATGTCCAAAATCTAATTATAAAGCTTCTAAGACGTCGCAGAAAGCATAATGGAGTAGTAAAGGATTAACTAGCGTTTCCGATTTTCCTTCGGACCCTCGACGAGTTAATCCTCTTTTGCCGAGCGTATCTACGTCGTCCTTTACCTAAATCCGACCGCTCAGATCGATCAACGATTTTCTCGTCGATGATATTTCGTTTCAACTCGAGGTTCGCTCTAGGACGATCGTCCAGCGTTTAACGCGTCGAGTCGTCGACGCGTTAAACGCGCCGAGCCTCGCATTTCTACGTGAAATTTACGGTTGGACGCTTCGATCGTGTCCGATTTTCTACGGGGGTTTCTTTCGCTTTTGATAATTACCGGAGAGTATGATATGAGCTTGCCGTTGTCGTTCTCGAAGCTTAGCGTACTGTTGTTTCAACGTACTGATGTCCAAAGCGAGGCGTTCTCGATCGTTGCCAGGAGCCATCGCTTGTATCGCTCCCACCGTCGAGGAAATGTGCTCTACGAATACACGTTTTGACATTAGATCGTTTTGCTCCAAGCACGTTCTACGTGAGAGACAAccttaattataaataatttttatcggaaCCCTCCGATAAAAACTCTCTCCAAACGGGCCCTCGATAGAACCCTAGGCTAGAATAACACTTCGCGTAATCGTAATCGATGATCGTTCAATTACCGCTCAAAAGTTCACCTTTCTTCAATCGCTGAGCCATACTGAACATAGCCGCGGCCACGGCCAATCTTTCGTCCTCCTCGGTATCGCTGTCCTCGTCGTCGCTTAATTTTCGAGCCCACGGTGTGATATTATATCTATGCTTTTCTCTAAGTCCCGTCACGCCGTGCAATGGTCCCAAACTGACGATGTTCTGCGGAAAACGATCGTTACGTCGTAAGGTATGAACGttgagaagaaacgaatgaataaataaataaggaagATCGATTAGATCGACTCGTATTCGAGCGCGCACAACCGAAGCGCGCGCGCTAGCGCGACGGCCGTCGTCCCGCAGCTGACCTTTATAAGATTATTCGTATCCGTAAATTCCAACATCTCTCGCGTGAGAACGCCCATGATGCTGTAAAACTCGTCCGCCGACGTCACGGTCATGATACGGCTGAAAAAAGATTTGACGCGAAGGAGGCGCGATTAACGATCGGACATCGAATCTCTCTCGGGATCGAGAACGGATTGCAACGTACTCGGAAAGACTCTCCCAAATGGCCAAAGCCGTCCTCAGAAGCACTTGGTCGCCCTCGAGAAATATGAGATCCCAAACGCGGAGTACCGCGTCTTGCGGCAAGCAATGACAAAAGAGCGTGAGAAACCATTGCATGGTAAAGACGTTCGTGAGAGGTGGCTCGTAGCTGCTACCTGCAACCGAACGGATACCCGTTAAAGGGGCCGATCGAAAAGTCGATCGCACCGTCGCGTCTGGGTTGCGTCTGGTTTCTCAATTACCCGTAGCCTTGTCTTTCGCGTCGCTTTGCAAAATCTCAAGGTGCTTGGACAATTTCGGCATCCTCGAACGAAGAAGATCACGGAAAACGGCCATGTCGACGGAGAGCCCGCGAAGATTGTCGGCGAAGTAACCTTCCGGTAGGACACCTTCTATGAGATAAATCATCACCTTCACGGCCGACGATTCCGCACGATCCATGACTTGTAACACAAGAGCCGCCAGTACGTTTAATCCTTGACAATAACCGACCGACTTGTTCCATCGTGCAAAGCCGAGCAATACTCGACGTAGCACGGCTTGATTGTCGCGTCCGGCTGCTCCGCAAAACAGACTGCAGCCCGTTCTATGAAGATCCTGAAGAAAGAGGTAATTACTACTTCGGATCGTCTTCCGCCCGCGGATCGAACCGATCGTCgccgagaaaagaaatttcatccGTTTGCTCCTCGTTTCGGGACGtacagagagaacgaacgagctgCCTCACCTTACCTTTACGATTTGTATACCGAGCTCCTCGTCGTCGGGATTACTCCACTCGTTGAAGCAAACCTTCTCAGCCTGCTTCCAGTCCACGCCTCGTTGCTCCAGATGACGTTCCGCCAGCGTCAGCCAAAGCTGCCAAAGATTCGTCGAGAAAGAGtgtactttttcttattcgtttttatagaAGCGAAAAATACTACCAGTCTCTTCGGAGTAACGAATGGTctcgaaataacgaaagatattAAGCGTCCCTTCGTGcttactctttttcgaaattCCGCTGGTATGCCACCCGGCAAACGCGCTACCATCTTCATCGCGTCCAGCCATTGTTGAAATCCACTTTCCCCCGGCTGAGGAGTCAAGCTAAATCTCATCTTCGTGTCTTCGACTGAAATCGAAACGATGCGAATACG contains:
- the LOC122630716 gene encoding uncharacterized protein LOC122630716 isoform X1, with the translated sequence MNCKVMPLKNHSKISYRVKCVAVENERVFGDVFVTHRTRNIDYSPIGYPFSSIRKTKKRNLIEQRLEGPDFMELNKKLPIRRVSESVAPAIKRQIRRSKSVEGAPINRRFETIDVKNDNLHKSPKKYPAPLAIRDNKEEVRVCSLVDQLLLDIYGFPSGSRSESDSTASSSLRQHPQHQYLQKARLLLKSKTELQVSIKILYDHINHTGGLLVRQLRRKDYLIAKRDKQCDIITANLQAHSAKRIEDTKMRFSLTPQPGESGFQQWLDAMKMVARLPGGIPAEFRKRLWLTLAERHLEQRGVDWKQAEKVCFNEWSNPDDEELGIQIVKDLHRTGCSLFCGAAGRDNQAVLRRVLLGFARWNKSVGYCQGLNVLAALVLQVMDRAESSAVKVMIYLIEGVLPEGYFADNLRGLSVDMAVFRDLLRSRMPKLSKHLEILQSDAKDKATGSSYEPPLTNVFTMQWFLTLFCHCLPQDAVLRVWDLIFLEGDQVLLRTALAIWESLSDRIMTVTSADEFYSIMGVLTREMLEFTDTNNLIKNIVSLGPLHGVTGLREKHRYNITPWARKLSDDEDSDTEEDERLAVAAAMFSMAQRLKKGELLSEHISSTVGAIQAMAPGNDRERLALDISTLKQQYAKLRERQRQAHIILSAACARQSMVPPATSQAMNHLLVGKNALVSGKNRSLGLSTATTPSKTRPVVLHGPRVPSKKDRQQVVTLHWKDTKRQKHKFGETAAEATKCKEKSIESPEETTHELASPKSGVVDSDSDSTSTELCDEPDRCSDVDSEELTSASDNYYVMASEEEKSGRVEGSSTSGNSPVRSPRDATVVSPRDVIGEESLDLAETSSIAKITDQIRRLSAEDDNNTMVPQASLKGEIKKDDCVDKRALLEVGQAKSSKCQDGVDERKECLGSFDDRDYFKFNYGESMTGYAPMRDKKEESVERNDDEIGGTTTDLGSVTKAIALGAYDVGIAAGPSERNDIRAFLSKEPIVIDTNVTSKYESPSLLTSYDEKEERSDDRDKRFELTLDSYKIEGSLNSYKPIDFKSSDTREKLEFTNVSYGSARSPSVDAEETDFQVSLASYKSLKSSDTSDKAFETSLDTYESLKSPNRRDQRVEASLRSYESLINSAETSNKRFGISLDSYKSPRSPDATNEKRFGTLSLDSYRSFKSSDANEKRLESSLDSFKKSVQTPETNDKPFQTSSSTYKPGAKSPEPKDDGIVERSTKAYANVFGQSPRKDISLDVTSSAGSLLSGQSFYTSKTYVVGHLPISPIIVDQKVNNPSRAAYDIAGDPVAATDITVRNSDRSVERGKSSNVEGAKYHATDTTTRKRSPRTPDSSKSFSSGETMGPDSKASSLTVSPRTPVKSVSREFSADKSACSSISSDSKTLVLLSTTESDVARESPRLEGKKSSYERSSPSTPFSTDSLKYKSDSSPKLIVSSSSDSCSPSKMKSSERSFSSDLRSPISANSIKYTSNYGKRGQDNISDSSIDPSTAVSPFYPIAHPNRKTPSPYNVSRRRCSQDSAPDTSPEQRLSVSKDSGKCSSSARTNSDSGSSRIFESREENGISTKNSCLNVSERDRERNDRRVYEFGSNSIFYSNENEERSAKDNGGGGGGGGGGGGCGGDGDGGGGDDRSSEKDTVSQLPREQLNKHFMNLNFRHKDRSKFLERSSSSLDRRFADLKSSASTDELSASIVKKRSSDILEDMKHLEAKAFSDGPSESGILGKKNSYIWEDFKNLEARRQDNFSNSASSFSRHRLDVADVTEAYSLPPDARKSYVVRPKMSIDESIDSILKTVSRNKCNANDDGRGERRDEDEENDGRESKLGVWTKVKPRKRGNDGRRSSDRALKIIQENSAILQKILACQAKKRLPDLEEISKEITISPINEEISKIFSPILEKMGLNEHEINEELARINFKDFDDMTGTSVSEFDAKIHDELSKLSLIDETERANDLDVDEIVSQEYFDTREALIDRKINEELSKLLANYEEEPRLSVATLEKGSSSQNVSDTEGLDLTSISTNVFSYKSSNDSIETRSEQGSLQETSIQPERYPQYGQSALPYSSSSYVRDLSPKSDIDIYRELEKLDKISSAQVIPDTPLDVSPKILSPVAVAYVTNVSPYTSDVSTPIRYSPKTMPTFDASPLKASYDPYKSFDFKSDLSPRRVPNDPYTPRPYDDALDSNFEYFDRESTVCANSLYDVRPKSPILTKESLEFRVRYDNESPTRNLTDESFVLPSEAKQRAMRKSVLYFGDRSNEIVGTNESTAGNESRTLDAIASSFIDYSAESSNVLRRSYDPPSSPMINYIRDKNTEYDRALSGMVGNESNVGTYLRDYHPALSPNRRFDQPFPPVVNYLPSKLSPGIVDETKRPVSHPDFPEKITITSEYTEPPARGSSCYKKSSLSLANIGRSSKNGEDSLNVTPSPKGQFSPFPVKNTSKKPKDLALKLGLYSPKNSPSGPLRRS
- the LOC122630716 gene encoding uncharacterized protein LOC122630716 isoform X2 gives rise to the protein MNCKVMPLKNHSKISYRVKCVAVENERVFGDVFVTHRTRNIDYSPIGYPFSSIRKTKKRNLIEQRLEGPDFMELNKKLPIRRVSESVAPAIKRQIRRSKSVEGAPINRRFETIDVKNDNLHKSPKKYPAPLAIRDNKEEVRVCSLVDQLLLDIYGFPSGSRSESDSTASSSLRQHPQHQYLQKARLLLKSKTELQVSIKILYDHINHTGGLLVRQLRRKDYLIAKRDKQCDIITANLQAHSAKRIEDTKMRFSLTPQPGESGFQQWLDAMKMVARLPGGIPAEFRKRLWLTLAERHLEQRGVDWKQAEKVCFNEWSNPDDEELGIQIVKDLHRTGCSLFCGAAGRDNQAVLRRVLLGFARWNKSVGYCQGLNVLAALVLQVMDRAESSAVKVMIYLIEGVLPEGYFADNLRGLSVDMAVFRDLLRSRMPKLSKHLEILQSDAKDKATGSSYEPPLTNVFTMQWFLTLFCHCLPQDAVLRVWDLIFLEGDQVLLRTALAIWESLSDRIMTVTSADEFYSIMGVLTREMLEFTDTNNLIKNIVSLGPLHGVTGLREKHRYNITPWARKLSDDEDSDTEEDERLAVAAAMFSMAQRLKKEHISSTVGAIQAMAPGNDRERLALDISTLKQQYAKLRERQRQAHIILSAACARQSMVPPATSQAMNHLLVGKNALVSGKNRSLGLSTATTPSKTRPVVLHGPRVPSKKDRQQVVTLHWKDTKRQKHKFGETAAEATKCKEKSIESPEETTHELASPKSGVVDSDSDSTSTELCDEPDRCSDVDSEELTSASDNYYVMASEEEKSGRVEGSSTSGNSPVRSPRDATVVSPRDVIGEESLDLAETSSIAKITDQIRRLSAEDDNNTMVPQASLKGEIKKDDCVDKRALLEVGQAKSSKCQDGVDERKECLGSFDDRDYFKFNYGESMTGYAPMRDKKEESVERNDDEIGGTTTDLGSVTKAIALGAYDVGIAAGPSERNDIRAFLSKEPIVIDTNVTSKYESPSLLTSYDEKEERSDDRDKRFELTLDSYKIEGSLNSYKPIDFKSSDTREKLEFTNVSYGSARSPSVDAEETDFQVSLASYKSLKSSDTSDKAFETSLDTYESLKSPNRRDQRVEASLRSYESLINSAETSNKRFGISLDSYKSPRSPDATNEKRFGTLSLDSYRSFKSSDANEKRLESSLDSFKKSVQTPETNDKPFQTSSSTYKPGAKSPEPKDDGIVERSTKAYANVFGQSPRKDISLDVTSSAGSLLSGQSFYTSKTYVVGHLPISPIIVDQKVNNPSRAAYDIAGDPVAATDITVRNSDRSVERGKSSNVEGAKYHATDTTTRKRSPRTPDSSKSFSSGETMGPDSKASSLTVSPRTPVKSVSREFSADKSACSSISSDSKTLVLLSTTESDVARESPRLEGKKSSYERSSPSTPFSTDSLKYKSDSSPKLIVSSSSDSCSPSKMKSSERSFSSDLRSPISANSIKYTSNYGKRGQDNISDSSIDPSTAVSPFYPIAHPNRKTPSPYNVSRRRCSQDSAPDTSPEQRLSVSKDSGKCSSSARTNSDSGSSRIFESREENGISTKNSCLNVSERDRERNDRRVYEFGSNSIFYSNENEERSAKDNGGGGGGGGGGGGCGGDGDGGGGDDRSSEKDTVSQLPREQLNKHFMNLNFRHKDRSKFLERSSSSLDRRFADLKSSASTDELSASIVKKRSSDILEDMKHLEAKAFSDGPSESGILGKKNSYIWEDFKNLEARRQDNFSNSASSFSRHRLDVADVTEAYSLPPDARKSYVVRPKMSIDESIDSILKTVSRNKCNANDDGRGERRDEDEENDGRESKLGVWTKVKPRKRGNDGRRSSDRALKIIQENSAILQKILACQAKKRLPDLEEISKEITISPINEEISKIFSPILEKMGLNEHEINEELARINFKDFDDMTGTSVSEFDAKIHDELSKLSLIDETERANDLDVDEIVSQEYFDTREALIDRKINEELSKLLANYEEEPRLSVATLEKGSSSQNVSDTEGLDLTSISTNVFSYKSSNDSIETRSEQGSLQETSIQPERYPQYGQSALPYSSSSYVRDLSPKSDIDIYRELEKLDKISSAQVIPDTPLDVSPKILSPVAVAYVTNVSPYTSDVSTPIRYSPKTMPTFDASPLKASYDPYKSFDFKSDLSPRRVPNDPYTPRPYDDALDSNFEYFDRESTVCANSLYDVRPKSPILTKESLEFRVRYDNESPTRNLTDESFVLPSEAKQRAMRKSVLYFGDRSNEIVGTNESTAGNESRTLDAIASSFIDYSAESSNVLRRSYDPPSSPMINYIRDKNTEYDRALSGMVGNESNVGTYLRDYHPALSPNRRFDQPFPPVVNYLPSKLSPGIVDETKRPVSHPDFPEKITITSEYTEPPARGSSCYKKSSLSLANIGRSSKNGEDSLNVTPSPKGQFSPFPVKNTSKKPKDLALKLGLYSPKNSPSGPLRRS